The Urbifossiella limnaea genome has a window encoding:
- a CDS encoding PSD1 and planctomycete cytochrome C domain-containing protein, translating into MPRYPLAVALLLTATAARADEPVEFNRDVRPILSDACFSCHGFDGKARKARLRLDTPEGAFLERDGTRPIKAGDPKASEVWARITSADPDAVMPPPHTNKKLTAAQKDTLKRWIEQGAKYQKHWAFEPVRRATVPLGAHPVDAFLAARMAKAGLTPAAEADRPTLIRRVSFALTGLPPSVAEVDAFLADAAPGAYERMVDRYLASPRYGEEMARHWLDVARYADTHGLHLDNERALWGYRDWVVRAFNQNLPFDRFTVWQLAGDLLPSPTPDQLAATGFNRCNVTTGEGGSIDAEWVYRNAVDRTSTAAQAWLGLTAGCAVCHDHKFDPLSMREFYGLYAFFLSAADPALDGNVSLVGPFERLPTAEQTRTLEVAKTAEAEARAKLDAAAAKAEYKEPAEGKKAVRDVLFDDALPQWATASNTTRNATEWATDPAFGTKSGRRVLRQANSFFHQDAITFRVRPPVVPKDGTFEAWVYLDPKQPPTAITVQFGGGKRVAWGADAGDNTGYGGAKLGKTRGPLPKAGAWAKLTVPAAELGLTAGNGISTLTLQEYGGVAYWDDVALAGEVNPATDQLESQAAWLKGFGAKNPPEVPADAAKRTAFYLANVARPSGELVALRATWERARADREAADAAIPATLVFRDLGMPREAFVMQRGQYDKPGDKVTPGVPAVLPPLKAAGPRPTRLDLANWLVAKDHPTTARVQVNRLWQQLFGVGLVKTSGDFGSQGEPPSHPELLDWLAAEFAVTWDVKQLMRLMVTSAAFKRDAAQGAAERAKDPENRLLSRGPRFRLDAEQLRDNALAVSGLLNLDVGGRAVRTYQPPNIWEPIGYGDSNTRYYLQDHGGALYRRSLYVFIKRTAPAPFLSNFDAPNREQLCAVRDRTNTPLQALQLMNDVQHVEAARALAERVLADGGATTEARLTYLYRTVLSRRPDADELKLVSAALDRQRALFAADPAAAGRLVRAGESVPRRAAGDVEIAAWTMVANLLLNLDETVMRN; encoded by the coding sequence ATGCCGCGCTACCCCCTTGCCGTCGCGCTCCTGCTCACCGCCACCGCCGCCCGCGCGGACGAGCCGGTCGAGTTCAACCGCGACGTGCGGCCGATCCTGTCCGACGCCTGCTTCAGCTGCCACGGGTTCGACGGCAAGGCCCGCAAGGCCCGCCTCCGCCTCGACACCCCGGAAGGCGCCTTCCTGGAGCGCGACGGCACGCGGCCGATCAAGGCCGGTGACCCGAAGGCGAGCGAGGTGTGGGCGCGAATCACGTCGGCCGACCCCGACGCGGTCATGCCGCCGCCGCACACGAACAAGAAGCTGACGGCCGCGCAAAAGGACACGCTGAAGCGGTGGATCGAGCAGGGGGCGAAGTACCAAAAACACTGGGCGTTCGAGCCGGTTCGACGCGCCACCGTCCCGCTGGGTGCGCACCCGGTCGATGCGTTCCTGGCCGCGCGCATGGCGAAGGCCGGGCTAACGCCCGCCGCCGAAGCCGACCGCCCCACGCTGATCCGCCGCGTGTCGTTCGCCCTCACCGGCCTGCCGCCGTCGGTCGCGGAAGTCGATGCGTTCCTCGCCGACGCGGCACCGGGAGCCTACGAGCGGATGGTGGACCGCTACCTGGCGTCGCCGCGGTACGGCGAGGAGATGGCCCGCCACTGGCTCGACGTGGCCCGCTACGCCGACACGCACGGCCTCCACCTCGACAACGAGCGGGCACTGTGGGGCTACCGCGACTGGGTCGTCCGCGCGTTCAACCAGAACCTGCCGTTCGACCGGTTCACCGTCTGGCAGCTGGCCGGCGACCTGCTGCCGAGCCCGACGCCCGACCAGCTCGCGGCCACCGGGTTCAACCGCTGCAACGTCACGACCGGCGAGGGCGGGTCGATCGACGCCGAGTGGGTCTACCGCAACGCCGTGGACCGCACCAGCACCGCGGCGCAGGCGTGGCTCGGCCTCACCGCCGGGTGCGCCGTGTGCCACGACCACAAGTTCGACCCGCTGTCGATGCGCGAGTTCTACGGGCTGTACGCCTTCTTCCTCAGCGCCGCCGACCCGGCGCTGGACGGCAACGTCAGCCTCGTGGGCCCGTTCGAACGACTGCCGACGGCCGAGCAAACCCGCACGCTGGAAGTCGCGAAGACGGCCGAAGCCGAGGCGCGGGCGAAGCTCGACGCGGCCGCGGCGAAGGCCGAGTACAAGGAGCCCGCCGAGGGGAAGAAGGCGGTCCGTGACGTGCTGTTCGACGACGCCCTGCCGCAGTGGGCGACGGCGAGCAACACCACCCGCAACGCGACCGAGTGGGCGACCGACCCCGCATTCGGCACGAAGAGCGGCCGGCGCGTGCTGCGGCAGGCGAACTCGTTCTTCCACCAGGACGCGATCACGTTCCGCGTGCGGCCGCCGGTCGTGCCGAAGGACGGCACCTTCGAGGCGTGGGTGTACCTCGACCCCAAACAACCCCCGACGGCGATCACGGTTCAGTTCGGCGGCGGCAAGCGCGTGGCGTGGGGGGCCGACGCCGGCGACAACACCGGATACGGCGGCGCGAAGCTCGGCAAGACGCGCGGCCCGCTGCCCAAGGCCGGCGCGTGGGCGAAGCTGACCGTGCCCGCGGCCGAGCTCGGCCTGACGGCCGGCAACGGCATCAGCACGCTGACGCTCCAGGAGTACGGCGGGGTCGCGTACTGGGACGACGTGGCGCTGGCCGGCGAGGTGAACCCGGCCACCGACCAGCTCGAATCGCAGGCCGCGTGGCTGAAGGGCTTCGGCGCGAAGAACCCGCCCGAGGTGCCGGCCGACGCGGCGAAGCGGACGGCGTTCTACCTGGCGAACGTGGCCCGGCCGTCCGGCGAGCTGGTGGCATTGCGTGCGACGTGGGAGCGAGCCCGCGCCGACCGCGAGGCCGCCGACGCGGCCATCCCGGCGACGCTCGTCTTCCGCGACCTGGGGATGCCGCGCGAGGCGTTCGTGATGCAGCGCGGCCAGTACGACAAGCCCGGCGACAAGGTGACGCCCGGCGTGCCCGCGGTGCTGCCGCCGCTGAAGGCCGCCGGCCCGCGGCCGACTCGGCTCGACCTCGCCAACTGGCTCGTGGCGAAGGACCACCCCACGACGGCGCGGGTGCAGGTGAACCGCCTGTGGCAGCAACTGTTCGGCGTCGGGCTCGTGAAGACGAGCGGCGACTTCGGCTCCCAGGGCGAGCCGCCGAGCCACCCCGAACTGCTCGACTGGCTCGCCGCCGAGTTCGCCGTGACGTGGGACGTGAAGCAGCTGATGCGCCTGATGGTGACGAGCGCGGCGTTCAAGCGCGACGCGGCGCAGGGCGCCGCCGAGCGCGCGAAGGACCCCGAGAACCGCCTGCTGAGCCGCGGCCCGCGCTTCCGCCTCGACGCCGAGCAACTGCGCGACAACGCCCTGGCCGTGAGCGGCCTCCTGAACCTGGACGTGGGCGGCCGGGCGGTGCGGACGTACCAGCCGCCGAACATCTGGGAGCCGATCGGGTACGGCGACAGCAACACCCGCTACTACCTCCAGGACCACGGCGGCGCCCTGTACCGCCGCAGCCTGTACGTGTTCATCAAGCGGACGGCGCCGGCCCCGTTCCTGTCGAACTTCGACGCCCCGAACCGCGAGCAGCTGTGCGCCGTCCGCGACCGCACGAACACGCCGCTGCAGGCGCTCCAGCTGATGAACGACGTGCAGCACGTCGAGGCGGCGCGGGCGCTGGCGGAGCGCGTCCTCGCCGACGGCGGCGCGACGACCGAGGCGCGGCTGACGTACCTGTACCGCACGGTGCTGTCGCGCCGCCCGGACGCGGACGAGCTGAAGCTCGTGTCGGCGGCGCTGGACCGGCAGCGGGCGCTGTTCGCCGCCGACCCCGCCGCCGCCGGCCGGCTGGTGCGCGCCGGCGAGAGTGTGCCGCGCCGTGCCGCGGGCGATGTCGAAATCGCGGCGTGGACGATGGTGGCGAACCTGCTGCTGAACCTGGACGAGACGGTGATGCGGAACTGA
- a CDS encoding GxxExxY protein: protein MLHDALTGKVIGVAYTVFNELGSGFLESVYEKAMKYELLAAGHEVMTQHPITVLYRGQVVGEFFADLFIDGRVIVELKAVRSLQPVHEAQLVNYLKATGVDVGILLNFADTKVEVRRKLRVLPEAEPPGF from the coding sequence GTGCTCCACGACGCGCTGACCGGAAAGGTCATCGGGGTCGCGTACACCGTCTTCAACGAACTCGGGAGCGGGTTCCTGGAGTCCGTGTACGAGAAGGCCATGAAGTACGAACTTCTCGCCGCGGGGCACGAAGTGATGACCCAACATCCGATCACAGTACTGTACCGCGGGCAGGTCGTCGGAGAGTTCTTCGCCGACCTGTTCATCGACGGCCGGGTGATCGTCGAGTTGAAGGCCGTCCGCTCGCTCCAGCCCGTCCACGAGGCCCAACTCGTGAACTACCTCAAGGCAACCGGCGTCGATGTCGGCATCCTCCTGAACTTTGCTGACACGAAGGTCGAAGTCCGACGCAAGCTCCGTGTACTACCCGAGGCGGAACCCCCGGGTTTCTAA